The sequence TGGCGGCCGAGAGCCACGTGGACCGCTCGATCGAGGGCCCCGGTGCCTTCATCGCCAGCAACGTGACTGGCACCTTCCAGCTGCTGCAGGCGGTGCGGGCCCACTGGCAGCAGCTGCCGGCCGAGCGCCAGGCGGCCTTCCGCTTCCACCACATCTCCACCGATGAGGTGTTCGGCTCCCTCGGCGCAACCGGCCGCTTTTCCGAAACCACCCCCTACGACCCCCGCAGCCCCTATTCGGCCAGCAAGGCGGCCAGCGACCACCTGGTGAACGCCTGGCACCACACCTACGGCCTGCCGGTGGTGCTCACCAACTGCTCCAACAACTACGGTCCCTGGCAGTTCCCCGAGAAGCTGATCCCGGTGGTGATCCTCAAGGCGGCCGCCGGCGAGCCGATCCCGCTCTATGGCGATGGCCAGAACGTGCGCGACTGGCTGTATGTGGAAGACCACGTGGATGCCCTGTTGCTGGCGGCAACCCATGGGCAGCTGGGGCGCAGCTACTGCGTGGGCGGCCATGGCGAGCGCACCAACAAGCAGGTGGTGGAGGCGATCTGCCAGGCGCTCGACCAGCTGCTGCCCGCAGGTGCTCCCCACAGCCGGCTGATCACGCCGGTGAGCGACCGCCCGGGCCACGACCGGCGCTACGCGATCGATCCCACCCGGATCAGCACGGAGCTGGGCTGGCAGCCGCGCCACAGCTTTGAGGAGGGCCTGGCGGCCACGGTGTGCTGGACTCTGGAGCAGCAAGGCTGGTGCCAGCGGGTGCGGGAGCAGGGCGGCTACAGCGGCGGTCGGATGGGGGTGCTGACGGGAAACACGAAACGAGATCCAGCCCCAAGGAATGCCGCAGGGAATACCCGACAGAACAGGAACTCCGTGTAAGCTCTTCCAATAGCAGCCAGTCGGGAATGAAGCGCTCGTCAATACTTGCCCATCGAGGAATGTTTTCAAGTGAATCCGAAAAGAATTCACCGGAAGCATTAAGAAGAGCACTTGACGAAGGATTTGGAATCGAGACCGA is a genomic window of Cyanobium sp. NS01 containing:
- the rfbB gene encoding dTDP-glucose 4,6-dehydratase translates to MQALLAGRRRILVTGGGGFIGGAVVRRLLAESNALVFNLDKCGYASDLTSIEQVLAELGDRASTPEGNSRHQLLQVDLTDADATAEAVRQADPDLVLHLAAESHVDRSIEGPGAFIASNVTGTFQLLQAVRAHWQQLPAERQAAFRFHHISTDEVFGSLGATGRFSETTPYDPRSPYSASKAASDHLVNAWHHTYGLPVVLTNCSNNYGPWQFPEKLIPVVILKAAAGEPIPLYGDGQNVRDWLYVEDHVDALLLAATHGQLGRSYCVGGHGERTNKQVVEAICQALDQLLPAGAPHSRLITPVSDRPGHDRRYAIDPTRISTELGWQPRHSFEEGLAATVCWTLEQQGWCQRVREQGGYSGGRMGVLTGNTKRDPAPRNAAGNTRQNRNSV